The proteins below are encoded in one region of Brachyspira hampsonii:
- a CDS encoding MATE family efflux transporter, whose amino-acid sequence MQKNKMLELTEGNVSKGLIKLVIPMILGNLLNIAYNIVDTIWIGQMIGPKGLGAIAVSFPIILILMAIASGVTVASNVLIGQYFGANDHNSVIYVSRVSTTISLITSLALAIIGYIFAPYMMRFLNTADSIMEYSVSYFRISMIGFPFMFYYFLVSALLRGIGDTVRPLIFLAIASILNLILDPLMIKGIGPFPAMGLDGAAYATAFSQFVSVAVSMIYLKMKNSIVKANPFDLAFDFSITKLMFKIGLPFAAMQLIVSVSWLFLNRLINTYGESASASVAVSMRVDSLSFLPLLALSAGIATMTAQNIGAGKMERVREIFKSGIKLSVGISVFMALFSILFPELIVRMFTKDMSVLKYTKSYIYVVMPSIIMLAVMFTANGVINGAGKTFMLMLFAFCAHIIIRVPLAYIISPQMELWGIWTAMAIGNFFSMTFSLMYYFSNKWKKDANIASHSAAEHNI is encoded by the coding sequence ATGCAAAAAAACAAGATGTTGGAGCTTACTGAAGGTAATGTAAGCAAAGGACTTATAAAGTTAGTTATACCTATGATATTAGGGAACCTATTAAATATCGCATATAATATAGTTGATACTATATGGATAGGTCAGATGATAGGTCCTAAAGGTCTTGGTGCTATTGCTGTAAGTTTCCCAATTATATTAATACTTATGGCTATAGCTTCAGGCGTTACAGTAGCTTCTAATGTTTTAATAGGACAGTATTTCGGTGCAAATGATCATAATTCTGTAATATATGTTTCCAGAGTTTCAACTACTATAAGTTTAATAACTTCTTTGGCATTAGCAATCATAGGATATATATTTGCTCCTTATATGATGCGTTTTTTAAATACTGCAGATAGTATAATGGAATATTCTGTAAGTTATTTCAGAATAAGCATGATAGGTTTTCCATTTATGTTTTATTATTTTTTAGTCTCTGCTTTGCTTAGGGGAATAGGGGATACTGTAAGACCTTTAATATTTTTAGCTATTGCTTCCATTTTAAACTTGATATTAGATCCGCTTATGATAAAGGGAATAGGACCTTTTCCTGCTATGGGACTTGACGGAGCTGCTTATGCTACGGCTTTCTCTCAATTTGTTTCCGTTGCTGTAAGTATGATATATTTAAAAATGAAGAACAGTATTGTAAAAGCTAATCCTTTTGATTTGGCATTTGATTTCAGCATCACTAAATTAATGTTTAAAATAGGACTTCCTTTTGCTGCTATGCAGTTAATAGTATCTGTAAGCTGGTTATTTTTAAACAGACTCATAAATACTTACGGTGAATCTGCTTCTGCTTCTGTTGCCGTATCTATGAGAGTAGATTCTTTATCATTTCTTCCGCTTTTAGCATTATCTGCAGGTATTGCCACTATGACAGCACAAAATATTGGGGCAGGTAAAATGGAAAGAGTAAGAGAGATATTCAAATCCGGAATAAAATTATCAGTCGGAATATCTGTATTTATGGCTCTTTTTTCTATATTATTTCCTGAACTTATTGTAAGAATGTTTACTAAAGATATGAGTGTGTTAAAATATACTAAAAGCTATATTTATGTTGTTATGCCTTCCATAATAATGCTTGCTGTAATGTTTACGGCAAATGGGGTTATTAATGGAGCTGGTAAAACTTTTATGCTTATGCTTTTTGCTTTTTGTGCTCATATAATAATTAGAGTACCTCTTGCATATATAATATCTCCTCAAATGGAATTATGGGGTATATGGACTGCAATGGCTATAGGTAACTTTTTTAGTATGACTTTCAGCTTGATGTATTATTTTTCAAACAAGTGGAAAAAAGATGCCAATATAGCTTCTCATTCTGCAGCCGAGCATAATATATAA
- the serS gene encoding serine--tRNA ligase yields MIDVKLIRENIELVEENLRKRRSKVSLDKLKELEHERLNLLKEVEQDRAKKNEASKKIGEFMKAGNKDEAEKIKEEMKNFTESLNKKEEKLSQLEDAVNNEILYLPNMLSEDVPDGDDEKANKEIIRWGEPRKFDFEVKDHVDIAVGLDILDIERAVRMARTRFSLMKGKGAALERALINFMLKKHTSEHGYTEYVPPMLVNGRTMTGTGQLPKFEEDLFKTTDDPALYLIPTAEVPLTNIYREEIIPENMLPLYCTAYTPCFRSEAGSYGKDMRGLIRQHQFDKVELVKVCAADKSKEEHEKMLKDAESILQALELPYRVVVLSSGDIGNAAYKTFDIEVWLPSQNTYREISSVSNCWDYQARRMQMRTRRNGKTELVHTLNGSGIAVGRTWIAILENYQQADGSVIIPEALRPFTGFDKIEKPN; encoded by the coding sequence ATGATAGATGTAAAATTAATAAGAGAAAATATTGAATTGGTAGAAGAGAACTTGAGAAAGAGAAGAAGTAAAGTATCTTTAGACAAGTTAAAAGAATTAGAACATGAAAGACTTAATTTATTAAAAGAAGTTGAACAGGACAGAGCTAAAAAAAATGAAGCTTCAAAAAAAATCGGTGAATTTATGAAAGCCGGAAATAAAGATGAAGCAGAAAAAATAAAAGAAGAGATGAAAAATTTCACAGAATCCTTAAATAAAAAAGAAGAAAAATTATCGCAATTGGAAGATGCTGTTAATAATGAAATACTTTATTTACCTAATATGCTTTCTGAAGATGTTCCGGATGGAGATGATGAGAAAGCAAATAAAGAAATAATCAGATGGGGAGAGCCTCGTAAATTTGATTTTGAAGTGAAAGACCATGTGGATATAGCTGTGGGTCTTGATATTCTTGATATAGAAAGAGCTGTGAGAATGGCTAGAACTCGTTTTTCACTTATGAAAGGCAAAGGAGCTGCATTAGAAAGAGCTTTGATTAACTTTATGCTAAAAAAACATACAAGTGAACATGGCTATACAGAGTATGTTCCTCCTATGCTTGTTAATGGAAGGACTATGACAGGTACAGGTCAGCTCCCAAAATTTGAAGAAGACTTATTTAAAACTACTGATGATCCTGCTTTATACCTTATACCTACTGCAGAAGTTCCGCTCACAAACATATACAGAGAGGAAATTATACCTGAAAACATGCTTCCTTTATACTGTACTGCTTATACACCATGTTTTCGTTCTGAAGCTGGTTCTTATGGTAAGGACATGAGAGGGTTAATAAGACAGCATCAATTCGATAAAGTTGAGCTTGTAAAAGTATGTGCTGCTGATAAATCTAAAGAAGAGCATGAAAAGATGCTTAAAGACGCTGAAAGTATTTTACAGGCATTAGAACTTCCATACAGAGTAGTTGTTCTTTCTTCCGGAGATATAGGAAATGCAGCTTATAAAACTTTTGATATAGAAGTTTGGCTTCCTTCACAAAACACATATAGAGAAATTTCTAGTGTTAGTAACTGTTGGGATTATCAGGCAAGAAGAATGCAGATGAGAACTAGAAGAAATGGAAAAACAGAATTAGTACATACTTTAAATGGTTCTGGTATAGCTGTAGGAAGAACTTGGATTGCTATACTTGAAAATTATCAGCAGGCAGATGGAAGTGTGATTATACCTGAGGCTTTAAGACCGTTTACAGGATTTGATAAGATAGAAAAGCCTAATTAA
- a CDS encoding NAD(P)-dependent alcohol dehydrogenase — protein MLLDKNLEEANSGKRINAKGYAVHSKTDTFKPFEFSRHSMGDNDILIEIMYAGICHSDIHSARSEWHEGIYPMVPGHEIAGKVVAVGKKVTKFKIGDYAGVGCMVNSCGECEACKRSHEQFCERGQTVLTYDCKDHFHNDEPTYGGYSNNIVVSEKFAITVPKDAPMEKVAPLLCAGITTYSPLKFSGVKKGDIVGVAGFGGLGSMAVKYAVNMGAEVYVFARNDKKKKEALEMGAKDLFTSTKDVPIHFDLIISTIPTGYNVNDYVDLLKYGGEMAIVGLPPAELKQSIDLARLIFAGGKKVYGSMIGGIKETQEMLDFSLKHKIYPETEIIAANQIDEAYDKLTTGQAKFRYVIDMKTLK, from the coding sequence ATGCTGCTTGATAAAAACTTGGAAGAAGCTAATTCAGGTAAAAGAATAAATGCTAAAGGTTATGCTGTACATAGCAAAACAGATACTTTTAAACCATTTGAATTTTCAAGACATTCAATGGGAGATAATGATATATTAATAGAAATAATGTATGCCGGAATATGCCATAGTGATATACACTCAGCAAGAAGCGAATGGCATGAAGGAATATACCCTATGGTTCCTGGACATGAAATTGCTGGTAAGGTTGTAGCTGTAGGTAAAAAAGTTACTAAATTTAAAATAGGCGATTATGCAGGAGTAGGCTGTATGGTAAACTCATGCGGAGAATGCGAAGCATGTAAGAGAAGCCATGAGCAATTTTGCGAAAGAGGTCAGACAGTGCTGACTTATGACTGCAAAGATCATTTCCATAATGATGAGCCTACTTACGGCGGATATTCTAATAATATAGTAGTAAGTGAAAAATTTGCTATTACTGTACCAAAAGATGCCCCAATGGAAAAAGTAGCTCCATTACTATGTGCAGGAATAACAACTTATTCCCCTTTAAAATTTTCTGGTGTTAAAAAAGGTGATATAGTTGGTGTTGCTGGTTTCGGAGGACTTGGCTCTATGGCTGTTAAATATGCCGTTAATATGGGTGCTGAAGTTTATGTGTTTGCCCGTAATGACAAAAAGAAAAAAGAAGCATTAGAAATGGGAGCAAAAGATTTATTTACTTCTACAAAAGATGTTCCTATTCATTTTGATTTAATTATATCAACTATACCTACAGGATATAATGTTAATGATTATGTTGATTTACTTAAATATGGCGGAGAAATGGCTATTGTAGGACTTCCTCCTGCTGAATTAAAACAAAGCATAGATTTGGCAAGATTAATATTTGCAGGCGGAAAAAAAGTTTATGGCTCTATGATAGGAGGTATTAAAGAAACACAGGAGATGCTTGATTTTTCTTTAAAACACAAAATATATCCTGAAACAGAAATTATAGCTGCAAATCAAATTGATGAAGCATACGATAAACTTACCACAGGTCAGGCAAAATTCAGATATGTAATTGATATGAAAACTCTTAAATAA
- a CDS encoding MATE family efflux transporter, whose translation MMKEKNELDLTECNVAKGLLILVIPMVLGNLLNVAYSTVDAIWIGQIVGSKGLAAVAVSFPLTMVVTAIASGISTAVNVLIGQYFGANDKEYVTYISKVSTTVSLITSLTLAILGYVFAPDLMVFLNTSESIMEDAVNYFRISMIGFPFVFYYTFISALLRGIGDTIRPLIFLIISSVINIILDPLMIKGIYPFPVMGVAGAAYATVFAQAVSVIVSMIYLKAKNSIIRVNPLNFKFDLNITKLILKIGLPFTFMQLISSISWLFLNKVINSYGELSSAAFAVDARIDALSFVPLSAILSGIGTMAAQNIGANKMYRIKEIFSTGLKVSLTIALIMTALCMLFPDFIIKIFVQDDNIMPYMKSYIYAGVPSSILIAVIFSANGIINASGKTFIIMIFTLFTHFLIRIPVVYLLSPKIGLWGVWISMSVSNLFNMIFHLAYYYSNKWKKNANITLNSYSKDDNENKIIN comes from the coding sequence ATGATGAAAGAAAAAAATGAATTAGATTTAACAGAATGCAATGTAGCAAAAGGTCTTTTAATATTAGTTATTCCTATGGTGCTTGGCAACCTATTAAATGTGGCATATTCTACAGTTGATGCTATTTGGATAGGTCAGATAGTTGGTTCTAAAGGTCTTGCTGCTGTTGCGGTGAGCTTCCCGCTTACAATGGTTGTTACTGCTATAGCATCAGGAATATCAACAGCGGTAAATGTTTTAATAGGGCAGTATTTTGGGGCAAATGATAAGGAATATGTAACATATATTTCTAAAGTTTCAACTACTGTAAGTTTAATAACCTCTTTAACTTTGGCAATATTAGGATATGTATTTGCTCCTGATTTAATGGTATTTTTAAATACTTCTGAAAGTATAATGGAAGATGCTGTAAATTATTTTAGAATAAGTATGATAGGTTTTCCTTTTGTTTTTTATTACACTTTCATTTCTGCTTTGCTTAGAGGGATAGGCGATACTATAAGACCTTTAATATTTTTGATAATATCTTCTGTGATAAATATAATTTTAGATCCTCTTATGATAAAAGGAATATACCCTTTTCCTGTTATGGGGGTGGCAGGTGCTGCTTATGCTACAGTATTTGCTCAGGCTGTATCTGTAATAGTGAGTATGATTTATTTAAAAGCGAAAAATAGTATTATAAGGGTTAATCCTCTTAATTTTAAATTTGATTTGAACATAACAAAATTAATATTGAAAATAGGGCTTCCTTTTACTTTTATGCAGTTAATATCTTCTATAAGCTGGCTATTTTTAAATAAAGTTATTAACTCTTATGGGGAATTATCTTCAGCAGCTTTTGCGGTAGATGCTAGAATAGATGCTTTATCATTTGTCCCTCTTTCTGCTATTCTTTCCGGTATAGGAACTATGGCTGCTCAAAATATAGGGGCTAATAAAATGTATAGAATCAAAGAAATATTTAGTACAGGATTAAAAGTTTCTTTAACTATAGCATTAATTATGACCGCATTATGCATGCTGTTTCCTGATTTCATTATCAAAATATTTGTACAAGATGATAATATAATGCCTTATATGAAAAGTTATATATATGCCGGTGTTCCTTCCTCAATATTAATTGCCGTTATATTTTCAGCAAATGGTATTATTAATGCTTCAGGAAAAACTTTTATAATAATGATTTTTACTCTATTTACACATTTCTTAATAAGAATTCCTGTTGTTTATTTATTGTCTCCAAAAATAGGTTTATGGGGCGTTTGGATTTCTATGTCTGTAAGTAATTTATTTAATATGATTTTCCATTTAGCTTATTATTATTCAAACAAATGGAAAAAGAATGCTAATATAACATTGAATTCATATTCCAAAGATGATAATGAAAATAAAATTATAAATTAA
- a CDS encoding histidinol-phosphatase HisJ family protein: MTADYHVHTEFSDDSNYPLEEVIKDAVKLNIDDICITDHVDYGIKKDCDEVEIKDGKTITNVNYPKYIEDIKRMKEIYGKQINIKTGLECGIQTHTVNKYEALLKKYDFDFIIFSVHQVNDKEFWTQDFQKNKTQKEYNEAYYEEMLNVVKMFKNYSVLGHLDLIVRYDKKGTYPFEKVKPIIEDILKIVIKDGKGIEFNTSYHRYGLKDTTPSIDILNLYHKLGGNIITIGSDSHQPSHLGFHINEAKEILKDIGFKQFCTYNKMIPSFYNL, translated from the coding sequence ATGACAGCAGATTATCATGTACATACAGAGTTTAGTGATGATTCTAATTATCCATTAGAAGAAGTTATAAAAGATGCTGTAAAACTTAATATAGATGATATTTGTATTACGGATCATGTGGATTACGGTATAAAAAAAGACTGTGACGAAGTTGAAATAAAAGATGGGAAAACTATTACAAATGTCAATTATCCAAAGTATATAGAAGATATAAAAAGAATGAAAGAAATATATGGAAAACAAATTAATATAAAAACAGGACTTGAATGCGGCATACAAACTCATACAGTCAATAAATATGAAGCTCTTTTAAAAAAATACGATTTTGATTTTATTATATTCTCAGTTCATCAGGTAAACGATAAAGAATTCTGGACTCAGGATTTTCAAAAAAACAAAACTCAAAAAGAATATAATGAAGCCTATTATGAAGAAATGCTTAATGTTGTAAAAATGTTTAAAAATTATTCAGTGCTAGGGCATTTAGATTTGATTGTACGATATGATAAAAAAGGCACTTATCCTTTTGAAAAAGTGAAACCTATCATAGAAGATATATTAAAAATAGTTATAAAAGACGGTAAAGGAATAGAATTTAATACTTCATATCATAGATACGGTTTGAAAGATACTACACCTTCAATAGATATTTTAAATCTATATCATAAATTAGGCGGCAATATTATAACTATAGGAAGCGATAGTCATCAGCCTAGTCATTTGGGATTTCATATAAATGAAGCAAAAGAAATTTTAAAGGATATAGGATTTAAACAATTCTGCACTTATAATAAAATGATTCCATCTTTTTATAATCTGTAG
- the modA gene encoding molybdate ABC transporter substrate-binding protein, with protein sequence MNNKINIILYFIISILLFSCSKTKEEKDDIIIFASSSLMNPLTEICTNYKKETGEKISCLFDSSGRLREQIQSGAYADLYFSSSIYEMNILKDMNLLYNDSITNIVKNEIVLVITRDSNININSFYDLTNDYINQVAIGESMTSTIGRYTEETLNNLGIYDIISDKIIFGKDTREVIDLVKNDKIDCGIVYITEAILNSNNDLKIAAENKTHTEIIYSIAVLKKSLKEKEARDFIDYLCEDKSINILKDYGFGIII encoded by the coding sequence ATGAATAACAAAATAAACATTATTTTATATTTCATTATATCAATATTATTATTTTCATGTTCAAAAACAAAAGAAGAAAAAGATGATATTATTATATTTGCTTCTTCTAGTTTGATGAATCCATTAACTGAAATATGTACTAACTATAAAAAAGAAACAGGTGAAAAAATAAGTTGTTTATTTGATTCATCAGGAAGGCTAAGAGAACAAATACAATCAGGAGCTTATGCTGATTTATATTTTTCATCTTCTATTTATGAAATGAATATCCTAAAAGATATGAATCTTTTATATAATGACAGCATAACAAATATAGTTAAAAATGAAATAGTTTTAGTCATTACTAGAGATTCAAATATCAATATTAATTCTTTTTATGATTTAACTAATGATTATATAAATCAGGTAGCTATAGGAGAATCTATGACTTCTACTATAGGACGATATACAGAGGAAACATTAAATAATTTAGGAATATATGATATTATTTCAGATAAAATTATATTTGGAAAAGACACAAGAGAAGTAATTGATTTAGTAAAAAATGATAAAATAGACTGCGGTATAGTTTATATAACAGAAGCTATACTCAATAGTAATAATGATTTAAAAATAGCTGCTGAAAATAAAACTCATACAGAAATAATTTATAGTATTGCCGTATTGAAAAAATCTTTAAAAGAGAAAGAGGCAAGAGATTTCATTGATTACTTATGTGAAGATAAGAGTATTAATATATTAAAAGATTATGGATTTGGTATTATTATATAA
- a CDS encoding malic enzyme-like NAD(P)-binding protein codes for MSDKLKIKALEYHSKGKAGKIEVIATKPCKTADDLSLAYTPGVAKPVLEIAENPNEAYKYTSKGNLVAVISNGTAILGLGDRGALASKPVMEGKGILFKRFADIDVFDIEINEKDPDKIIDIVKSLEPTFGGINLEDIKAPECFKIEKTLIEKCNIPVFHDDQHGTAIICSAALINALEIANIDRKNAKIVFNGAGSAGISCAKMFVALGVPRENIIMCDSKGVITKDRIESVTEEKREFATDLKVKTLEEAMKGANVFAGLSVADCVTEDMVKSMAKNPIIFAMANPNPEIQYEKAIAIRDDLIMATGRSDYPNQINNVLGFPFIFRGALDVKAKAISEKMKMAASLALAALAKEKVPEEIFKAYGNTNFEYGKNYIVPKPFDPRVIEWVSPAVAKAACDEGIARDPIYDFEKYRASLKDRMKKYWE; via the coding sequence ATGTCAGATAAATTGAAAATTAAAGCATTGGAATATCATTCTAAAGGAAAGGCTGGAAAGATAGAAGTTATAGCCACAAAGCCATGTAAAACGGCTGATGATTTATCTTTAGCATATACTCCTGGAGTAGCTAAACCTGTACTTGAAATAGCTGAAAATCCTAATGAAGCTTATAAATACACTTCAAAAGGAAATTTAGTAGCAGTTATTTCAAATGGAACTGCAATACTTGGTTTAGGAGATAGGGGAGCTTTAGCCTCAAAACCTGTTATGGAAGGAAAGGGAATATTATTCAAACGCTTTGCTGATATTGATGTATTTGATATAGAGATAAATGAAAAAGACCCAGATAAAATTATAGACATAGTAAAATCATTAGAGCCTACTTTCGGAGGAATTAATCTTGAAGATATAAAAGCTCCTGAATGCTTTAAAATAGAAAAAACATTAATAGAAAAATGTAATATTCCTGTTTTTCATGATGATCAGCATGGTACCGCTATAATATGCTCTGCTGCTTTGATTAATGCTTTGGAAATTGCCAATATAGATAGGAAAAATGCTAAGATAGTGTTTAATGGTGCAGGTTCGGCTGGTATTTCATGTGCTAAAATGTTTGTAGCATTGGGTGTGCCTAGAGAGAATATCATTATGTGCGATAGTAAAGGTGTCATTACTAAAGATAGAATAGAATCAGTTACTGAAGAGAAAAGAGAATTTGCAACTGATTTAAAAGTAAAAACTTTAGAAGAAGCTATGAAAGGAGCCAATGTTTTTGCCGGACTTTCTGTTGCTGACTGCGTTACTGAAGATATGGTAAAATCTATGGCTAAAAATCCAATAATATTTGCAATGGCTAATCCTAACCCTGAAATACAATATGAAAAAGCTATAGCTATAAGAGATGATTTGATTATGGCTACAGGAAGAAGTGATTATCCTAATCAGATTAACAATGTATTAGGTTTTCCTTTCATATTCAGAGGGGCTTTGGATGTGAAGGCAAAAGCTATATCAGAAAAAATGAAAATGGCTGCTTCATTAGCTTTGGCTGCCCTTGCTAAAGAAAAAGTTCCTGAAGAAATTTTCAAAGCTTATGGTAATACTAATTTTGAATATGGTAAAAATTATATAGTACCTAAACCTTTTGACCCTAGGGTTATTGAATGGGTATCGCCTGCTGTTGCTAAGGCTGCTTGTGATGAGGGGATTGCTAGAGATCCTATTTATGATTTTGAAAAATATAGGGCTTCTCTAAAAGATAGAATGAAAAAATATTGGGAATAA
- a CDS encoding tetratricopeptide repeat protein: MKNIIKGQNNNTGTINSYQIINLSFITININISIDSILEKFPSIKKFFSKSKLIVVKNNSKDEVNNLNNEGVEYFLKGEFKKAIDYFEKAISIDNSVSEIHYNLGNAKFYYYAENIKKYNILEMFNEIIAEYSNAISLKEDYRYYYNRGTLYAFIGKYNLALDDLSKSIDIDKLHPEPYINRANIYLIKNNNNDAEKDLKMAEELANKEDHYLLSVLYNNIGNTYLQKNNLYNAEKYYKESLKINKEYIYPILGMAILYMKKYEESKNNAEYKKSLEMFDKAEKIDNNFDGIYYNKSHLYNIKASISNNKNDYLCSIELLDKAIECAQLNGNNKSLYYYAKGIVYSNLYNLLKENEYKDKVITSYLLSIELNKDDFNPYYNLANFYDSIGNKTEAINYYTKAISINPKHESSYNNRAAIFIEQQQYDNAISDINKIVEINQNNFGAYYNLGVIYTMQNKIQLAIEYFYRCVNSLNNKDNKIKMNSYYNLGILKGRMGDNESAINDIIKSYELGNKNCINIIKEEAYKYNNKIAISYLNGKII, from the coding sequence ATGAAAAATATAATAAAAGGTCAAAATAATAATACAGGAACTATAAATAGTTATCAAATTATAAATTTATCATTTATAACTATAAATATTAATATTTCTATAGATAGTATATTAGAAAAATTTCCATCTATAAAAAAATTTTTTAGTAAATCAAAATTAATAGTAGTAAAGAATAATTCAAAAGATGAAGTAAATAATTTAAACAATGAAGGGGTGGAATATTTTTTAAAAGGAGAATTTAAAAAAGCTATAGATTATTTTGAAAAAGCCATATCAATAGATAATTCAGTTTCAGAAATACATTATAACTTAGGTAATGCAAAATTTTATTATTACGCTGAAAATATAAAAAAATATAATATTTTAGAGATGTTTAATGAAATAATAGCTGAATATAGTAATGCTATATCATTAAAAGAAGATTATAGATATTATTATAATAGAGGAACATTATATGCATTTATAGGAAAATATAATTTAGCTTTAGATGATTTATCAAAATCCATAGATATTGATAAATTACATCCTGAACCATATATAAATAGAGCAAATATCTATCTTATAAAAAATAATAATAACGATGCAGAAAAAGATTTGAAGATGGCAGAAGAATTAGCTAATAAAGAAGATCATTATTTACTTTCTGTATTATATAATAATATTGGCAATACATATTTGCAAAAGAATAATTTATATAATGCAGAAAAATATTATAAAGAAAGTTTAAAAATAAATAAAGAATATATATATCCGATTTTAGGAATGGCAATTCTTTATATGAAAAAGTACGAAGAATCAAAAAACAATGCCGAATATAAAAAATCATTAGAAATGTTTGATAAGGCAGAAAAAATAGATAATAATTTTGATGGTATATACTATAATAAAAGTCATTTATATAATATAAAAGCATCAATATCTAATAATAAAAATGATTATTTATGCTCCATAGAATTATTAGATAAAGCTATAGAATGTGCACAATTAAATGGCAATAATAAATCTTTATATTATTATGCTAAAGGTATAGTTTATAGTAATTTGTATAATTTATTAAAAGAAAATGAATATAAAGATAAAGTTATAACATCTTACCTTCTTTCAATAGAATTAAATAAAGATGACTTTAATCCATATTACAACTTAGCTAATTTTTATGATAGTATAGGAAATAAAACTGAAGCAATTAACTATTATACGAAAGCAATATCAATAAATCCTAAACACGAAAGTTCTTATAATAATAGAGCAGCTATTTTTATAGAACAACAACAATATGATAATGCTATTAGTGATATAAACAAAATAGTAGAAATTAATCAAAACAATTTTGGTGCATATTACAACTTAGGTGTAATATATACTATGCAAAATAAAATTCAATTAGCCATTGAATATTTTTATAGATGTGTAAATTCTCTAAATAATAAAGATAACAAAATTAAAATGAATTCATATTATAATTTGGGAATACTAAAAGGTCGTATGGGCGATAATGAATCAGCAATAAATGATATAATAAAATCTTATGAACTTGGTAATAAAAATTGCATTAATATAATTAAAGAAGAAGCATATAAATATAATAATAAAATTGCTATTTCATATCTCAATGGTAAAATCATTTGA